The following is a genomic window from Streptomyces lincolnensis.
TTCCGCGTCCGATAGGGCCCGGTCGGCCCCAGCGCGGGGATGTCCAGCATGATGCTCGCTCTCCTGTTCCTTCCGGCGAGTCGCGGCGCGTACGGGGGTGAGGCGGTCAGCGGGCGGTGGCCGTCGCGGCGCGGCGCTCGCGGGTCGCGGCCGCGAGGTCCCGCAGCACGTCGACGGTGGCCTCCCAGCCCATGCAGGCGTCGGTGACGCTCTGGCCGAACACGGGCTCGGCGAGGCCGAGTTCCTGACGCCCGGGGATGAGGAAGCCCTCCAGCATGACGCCGCGGATGTCCATGTCGCCGGTCGCGACCTGGGCCCCTATCTCCCGGGCGACCAGGGCCTGGCGGTCGTGGTCCTTGCCGCTGTTGCCGTGGCTGGCGTCGATGACCAGGCCAGTCGGCAGTGCGGACGCCTTCAGCAGGCGCGCCGTCTCGCGCACGTCCTCGGCACGGTAGTTGGGCCGGCCCGACGCGCCCCGGAGCACCACGTGGCAGTCGGGGTTCCCGCTGGTGCGCAGGGTGACCGGCCTGCCGTCCGAGGCGATGCCGAGGTAGGCGTGAGGGGCGGCCGCGGACCGGATGGCGTCGACGGCGACGGTCACCGAGCCGTTGCTGCCGTTCTTCATGCCCACGGGCATGGGCAGACCGCTCGCCAGCTGGCGGTGCACCTGGCTCTCCACGGTCCGTGCGCCGATGGCGCCCCAGGAGACCAGGTCGGCCAGATACGGCGGAGCCGCCGGGCTCAGCCACTCCGTCGCGATGGGCAGCCCCAGTTCGGCGACCTCCAGCATCAACGTCCGGGCCGTTCGCAGCCCCAGATTGAGATCCGGCCTGCCGTCCAGAGCCGGGTCGGTGAGCAGCCCGGTCCAGCCGACCGTGGTGCGGGGCTTCTCGACGTACACCCGCATGACCACCGCCAGGTCGTCGGCGAGGTCGGCGGCCAGTTCGGCCAGGGACTTCGCGTACGCGAGACCGGCGTCCACGTCGTGGACCGAGCACGGGCCGACCACGACGAGCAGGCGGTCGTCGTCACCGCTCAGCACACGGCGGGTCATCCCACGGCCGGCGTTCACCGAACGCTCCGCGGCCACGGTCAGGGGAAGCGCGCTCAGGAGCTCCGTGGGGGTGCTCGCCAGGTGCGTACGGCACTGCCCACCGATGCGCTCCGGCGTCACCTGTTCGATCCGGGAATCGGGTTTTGCTTCGGTCGGCATCTGAAGACTCTGCATCGTTCCTCAATTCCTTCTGCTCAGTGCAGAAGTTGTGCGTCGGCAACGAATCATCCGGGCGTACCTGGATCTCTCAAGTGCCCATTCCGAAAGGCCGAACAGACTGGCTTGGAGATGGTCATTTCTCGGTACAACCATCCGGCAGGCACACGAATTACCGTGCCCCATCCGCCGGACGCCCCGCCACCTGTGCCGCATGCAGCAAGTTGTTGTGCACGTAGCTGCACCGGGTGCGTGATGTCCAGCACACGAGGTTCAGAGCGGGATGAAGTCATTTCCGCTCTTCTACGATCTGACGTACGACTCTTCTACGACCTGACGTGCGACGACGTCTTGTCGTGGTCCCGCGTCGCAGCGCGGCGGGCCGACGGGCTCGCCCTGGCGCCGAAGCGCGGCCTCCACACGGGCAGTCGGAGACCACCCGAGAGCAGGTGGTGCAGGAATCCACCGACATGTTGCCGTCGGCCTTCTGGGCCTTTCACGAGCTCTACCATCAGGCCTGCTTCGAGTATGCCGCCGTGCGGTTACTCAGCTTGAACTCGGGCTTTCGTTGCTGCTCACAGGGCTTGATCCTCGGGGTGCGTCGTTGTCATGAGGTATGCGCAGGGCGGCGGCCTGTCGGACGAGCGCCGGCAGTTCCGCGAGGGGATCCGCACGGTGGCCGCCGAGCGGTTCGCGCAGGGTGAGCCGAGTTCGGCGATCGCGAAGGAGTTACGAGTCGGCGTCCACTCCATCCAGCGCTGGCGCAGGTTGTGGGACAAGGGAGGACCTCGGGCCCTGCGGTCTGCGGGATCCGCTTCGCCGCCG
Proteins encoded in this region:
- a CDS encoding 3-deoxy-7-phosphoheptulonate synthase, translating into MPTEAKPDSRIEQVTPERIGGQCRTHLASTPTELLSALPLTVAAERSVNAGRGMTRRVLSGDDDRLLVVVGPCSVHDVDAGLAYAKSLAELAADLADDLAVVMRVYVEKPRTTVGWTGLLTDPALDGRPDLNLGLRTARTLMLEVAELGLPIATEWLSPAAPPYLADLVSWGAIGARTVESQVHRQLASGLPMPVGMKNGSNGSVTVAVDAIRSAAAPHAYLGIASDGRPVTLRTSGNPDCHVVLRGASGRPNYRAEDVRETARLLKASALPTGLVIDASHGNSGKDHDRQALVAREIGAQVATGDMDIRGVMLEGFLIPGRQELGLAEPVFGQSVTDACMGWEATVDVLRDLAAATRERRAATATAR